Proteins from a single region of Neomonachus schauinslandi chromosome 10, ASM220157v2, whole genome shotgun sequence:
- the SCP2D1 gene encoding SCP2 sterol-binding domain-containing protein 1, translated as MWKRIDHQPKIKAVDGPQAGQFKELGAAREPAMPHPLELSEFQSFPVFEDISHHIKEVGAQLVKKVNAIFQLDITKDGKTILQWTIDLKNGSGDMYPGSARLPADTVFTIPEPVFMELVLGKMNPQKAFLAGKFKVSGKVLLGQKLERVFKDWAKF; from the coding sequence ATGTGGAAGAGAATCGACCATCAACCCAAGATCAAAGCAGTGGATGGACCTCAGGCAGGCCAGTTCAAGGAACTGGGTGCAGCTCGGGAACCTGCCATGCCACACCCTCTAGAGCTGTCAGAATTCCAGAGCTTCCCTGTGTTTGAGGATATTAGCCATCACATCAAAGAGGTGGGGGCCCAACTGGTAAAGAAAGTCAATGCCATCTTTCAGCTGGACATCACCAAAGATGGGAAGACCATTCTGCAGTGGACCATTGATCTGAAGAATGGCTCTGGGGACATGTATCCCGGATCCGCCAGGCTTCCAGCAGACACTGTCTTCACAATCCCGGAACCTGTCTTCATGGAGTTGGTTTTGGGCAAAATGAACCCTCAGAAGGCTTTCCTTGCTGGCAAGTTCAAAGTGAGCGGCAAAGTTCTGCTTGGCCAGAAGCTGGAGAGAGTTTTCAAAGACTGGGCTAAATTTTAA